Below is a genomic region from Pyrococcus kukulkanii.
GAAATGCCCGAGGGTCAGCTAAAGCTCGCTCTGAGGAGCTTGGAGAAGGCTGGGGCCCTCTACGGCTATCCAATACTTAAAGAGATAAGGAACGGGATGGTGACTCAGTTCGAGCACACAATCATCGTTGAGAAGGATTCCGTAGTCGTCACGACGGATTAGTACTCGAACTCCTCAACTTTCTCCTTGTCAATGAACACCTCTACCCTCCTTTCTTCCGTGTCTATTAGTGCATAAGCCCTATGCCTCTGACTGGAATCGACCCTTAAGTACTTGAACTCTCCCAAGTGGATGGTGTATGGAGTTTCGTGGATGTGGCCCCCCAGAATTAAATCTGCCTTCACCCTCTTGAGGCACTCTAAAACGGTTTTCGTGTGTGGGTTTAGCCTTGTTATGCCCTCAAACTCTGGAATTGCCGGAGCTTCGTGAATCAGCAGAAAGTTTACTGGCCTGAGTTTCTTGCAGATCTCCATGTACTCTTCTTCCGTCTTCCTGGGGACTCCCCTCTTTGGCTTTCCAGTTTTGCTCAGCACACCGCTTATTCCGGAGATCCTTACTCCTTCAACTTCAACTACCTCCCCATCTTCGACGAGAACTGGCCTGTTTTCAAGCAGAGGATTTCTTAACTGCT
It encodes:
- a CDS encoding metallophosphoesterase family protein codes for the protein MIILFISDVHYTHETFHGIYQGLAWSRLLDVVYRTKPDLILSAGDWDRRISREEFEGLLKEVPVLSIYGNHENMEVLEQLRNPLLENRPVLVEDGEVVEVEGVRISGISGVLSKTGKPKRGVPRKTEEEYMEICKKLRPVNFLLIHEAPAIPEFEGITRLNPHTKTVLECLKRVKADLILGGHIHETPYTIHLGEFKYLRVDSSQRHRAYALIDTEERRVEVFIDKEKVEEFEY